A stretch of Episyrphus balteatus chromosome 2, idEpiBalt1.1, whole genome shotgun sequence DNA encodes these proteins:
- the LOC129910631 gene encoding nuclear distribution protein nudE homolog, whose amino-acid sequence MDSPPMFNSVEDECRYWKERAKLYHKEWTDVKQEFDEYVEQSRQMEAEMDATLEQKQNAIKDLRLKVANLEKENDSLRMKQDSHIIEFANVEKQLETVKNERDSMKQYLRQLEQKNDDLERAHRILNESIADFEAMLDKAYEKNALLEMEVDEKEMLQEKLQRLMDETRDLKQELNVKTRYPSTTPNGVAENSVLSENLSNPTNATIPTGNSQSSLNEYNQNSLKNPDNMLNGNAAAMTASSRTTALNIVADMLRKLNLDKTLLCSRCRKFRCICKEQRALQDDISSNNLNATSSSSRTSMSFESTTNHNQSFGSSSPNIFKRFAQRFSGDFRSTSPSITSSNSAIDDVQSNAMETKLKAYREQPPSMQPRQ is encoded by the exons ATGGATTCACCTCCAATGTTTAATAGTGTCGAAGACGAATGCAGATACTGGAAAGAACGGGCAAAGCTTTACCACAAAGA ATGGACAGATGTGAAGCAAGAATTCGATGAATATGTTGAACAATCCCGACAAATGGAAGCCGAAATGGATGCAACATTAGAACAGAAACAAAATGCCATCAAAGATCTCAGATTGAAAGTAGCAAATTTAGAAAAAGAGAATGATTCCCTACGA ATGAAACAAGATTCTCATATTATTGAATTTGCAAATGTTGAAAAACAATTGGAAACTGTTAAAAATGAACGAGATTCAATGAAGCAATATTTGCGTCAATTGGAACAGAAAAACGACGATCTCGAGCGTGCTCATCGAATATTAAATGAGAGTATTGCCGATTTCGAAGCGATGCTTGACAAGGCATACGAAAAGAATGCCTTACTCGAAATGGAAGTTGATGAAAAAGAAATGTTACAAGAGAAGCTACAAAGGCTGATGGATGAAACAAGAG ATTTAAAACAAGAACTGAATGTAAAAACACGATATCCCAGTACCACACCGAATGGCGTTGCTGAAAATTCAGTTCTATCAGAAAACCTAAGTAATCCGACAAATGCAACCATACCAACTGGCAACAGTCAGTCGTCGTTGAATGAATATaatcaaaattctctaaaaa ATCCAGACAATATGCTGAATGGAAACGCTGCCGCCATGACTGCAAGTTCCCGCACAACAGCGTTGAATATTGTTGCTGATATGTTAAGAAAGCTCAAT ttggataaaacacttttatgttcgCGTTGTAGAAAGTTTCGTTGTATATGCAAAGAACAGAGAGCACTTCAAGACGATATAAGTAGTAATAATTTAAATGCGACAAGCAGTAGCAGTCGAACGAGCATGTCTTTTGAATCGACCACCAACCACAATCAATCTTTTGGTTCGTCGTcgccaaatatttttaaacgatTTGCACAACGTTTCAGCGGCGATTTTCGATCGACTTCGCCATCAATCACATCTTCAAATTCAGCTATCGATGATGTACAAAGCAAT GCTATGGAAACAAAGCTGAAAGCTTACCGTGAACAGCCGCCAAGTATGCAACCGCGGCAATGA